The following are encoded together in the Pithys albifrons albifrons isolate INPA30051 chromosome 5, PitAlb_v1, whole genome shotgun sequence genome:
- the IL21 gene encoding interleukin-21 yields MERMIIFFVLSFCSSTVLAAASHRAVKYRQIFRVIEELELTVKDKDVELLHTPENPGEGCLETAVTCFKKGTPKLQPINSQVNATFTKAIRVLSRFTFRGPGKQCEFSCESYEKKTPKEFLKSFAKLIQKLLKNE; encoded by the exons ATGGAGAGgatgattattttctttgtgctttcctTCTGTTCCAGCACAGTGCTGGCTGCAGCTTCACACAGAGCAGTAAAATACAGACAGATCTTCAGGGTAATTGAAGAGTTAGAACTCACAGTGAAAGATAAG GATGTTGAACTGCTCCATACACCTGAAAACCCTGGG GAGGGATGTCTGGAGACAGCTGTGACCTGCTTCAAGAAGGGCACACCGAAATTACAACCAATAAACAGCCAAGTGAATGCAACATTCACCAAAGCCATTAGAGTCCTCAGCAGATTCACCTTCAGAGGGCCTGGAAAG CAGTGTGAGTTTTCCTGTGAATCTTATGAgaagaaaacccccaaagagTTTTTGAAGAGTTTTGCAAAACTAATCCAAAAG TTATTAAAGAACGAATGA